Below is a window of Salvelinus fontinalis isolate EN_2023a chromosome 31, ASM2944872v1, whole genome shotgun sequence DNA.
TCAGCTATAATCATTCTAGAAGGCTAGATTTGTTGGGGACGTAGGCGGGCCTGTATCTTCTAGGCCGCTTATGATCAAGAAACTGCCAATTCTTGGTGCATTATATGTTTATTTTGTCATGAAGACATAAATAAAGTAATACAGTCAACTATTATCACTGTGTGTAGCCCCCAGTATACAAGTACACTGGACTAAATATCCTAGGTGTGACTTCTATTTATATTGCTGTCACTTATGTGGCATCATATGATTTGTTGGTTTTATACCCCTTAACTACAGCTAGAAACCAAATTGTCACAGTATTAGATAAGACACTAATGCCCATAAGACACTGTGGGAGTGCTATTTAAACGGGCTGCTATTGAACAGTCATTCTTTACATagctataataataatactagttTCATCTGGAGTAGCACAAATGTCTCCAACCATTAGGCCTACTTCATAGATTTAATAGAAAAAGTATCAGCACACCACATAGATGGGGAAAAAACTATTCACATAGGCAAGCCTAATACCTGGTAGTTTTGATGTTACAGTATTATCTTTCCTTACTTAGAATGTCAAGACAATGACTGCTTGGTGGTGAGAGCACTAAACCATGGACCCTCAGGATCTCCCTGCTACTGATGCACCAATCACTGTCAATGAACAGGTACCACTAACTGCTTTGTAAACACTACATGATTTCACGTTAGTTATAAACCCCTGCCCAAATGTCCTAACTCTCTGTTGCCTCTGCTTCATAGTCCTGTGTCATAAGCAATTACCACATCCATGTCACTATGTATTTGGAATGATTAACCCCACACAGTAATCTTGAGGTTGATATAGTAGCTATCCAAATGTCAGCAATTAATACCGATCCGGTAACACTCCTAAGGTTTCTGCTATACTCTGTCATGCTTATTGATTAATTGTATATGTCTACTCCATCTGTGTCCTTTACACTCATAGTCAGCTTAAAGCAATGTCTTTTTTGAATTACGAGCGGGGCTCTCAGAAAGCATTGTTTGAGCTGCTTGTTCGCtgatctttgttgttttgttgtagtcatgttttttttctcccattTGTGTGCGTTGATTTTTGTTCATTGTGCCCTAACGTGTGTGCTTGGCCTCTCTGTTCTCCTTAGCCATTCACTGTCTGACTGCAGAAGTATTTTTTCAGCCATTAGCTTCCTGCACTTTGAAATACCCTGCCAAAGACAACCAGGTATGCATCCCTTCTTTCCTGCATtgcactctctctgtctgcaccTTTCTCTCCAGCTCAGGttttctccctgcctctccttcaCATCTTTTATGGCTGGATCCACTCATACATCATGTGCTTGCTTTGTTATATTTACTAATAATATACAAGTTGGATAATTAGGATAGGATACAGATAGGTACAAGCTGTCTGCCACTGTTGACAAGAACTATGACAGGTCATACTCCTATGGCATGGTTTGCTCATGCGTAAACTCATGTTCTGTTCCACATGTAACCAATACACATGGTCCTCTACCTGAGTTGTCTCAGTAGGTTGAGACTGAACGGTACTAAATATAACTCAATACATCAGTGGAACGATACTGAGCCTAGTTAGATATTTATACTATATCATTGTATTATTACTACATGATTACCTCTCGGCCCTCCTCCTCATCATGACTCGGAACAAAAACATCCACGCTGCTGAGAATAGATGATGATGAGTCATTTATTGTGTATAGTTGCGTGACTtctattcataaagcgtctcaggagtgcagatctaggatcaggtcccttcTGTCCATCTTATCCGTTATGATCTGAGACACTATGAATACGGACCCTGGTCTTGTGTTGTGCTCTCCAATGCTGTGTAGGTGATAGTGATGTCTGGTCATGAGACGATCCGAGTCCTGGAAGTGGAGGTAGATCAAGCCGCTCTTCCATCATCAGTGCCTGATGGGAGGACTGATTCAGGGGGTGAAGATGGGGGTAATCAGGCCACGGAGCAACCTGAGGCAGGCATGCAGGACAGCCCGAGACCACCCCACAACACTGGGGGAGTAGGTGAGCCTTTTGTAGGATACCGATATGGTAGGTTAGACTCCATGCAATACAGATTATACTACATTTTGTTTACTGTTTCAGtgtaaaaatatttcagttttaaaaaCAGAATTTAAGAGTGAGGTGTGGTGTGTGCTGATGGTAGAATagcagtgttctctctctgtgctgtcagTGCTGGAGGACCAGGTGGTGTCTGTGGAGTCTGCAGACTCTGGTGTCCAGACTCTAGCACAGACTGCAGTTCCCATCAGCGTCTCCCTGTCGCAGTCACAGACCACCATGCCCATCACTGTGCAGAGCTTACAGGGCTTGCAGGGCTGTCAACAGGTGAGAACAATTAAACAAAAataacttttcaactacttttaGTGTAGTCATCGGTCATCCTGTTTATTTTTTCCCCCGCCCTCTTCTCCTTTTCCTCTCCCATGCATCACACTTTATCTGTCTGGATCTCACCTCTTCCTCCCTCATAACCCTCTTCCTCCTACCATCTACTACCACCTCCTTCTACCCCTCATCCTCCTCATACCCCTCTTTCCACCTCATACCCATCCTCCTCCCCCtgctcccactcctcctcctcctcctcctattgaTCCTCCCTCCTCTTGTAGGTTCTGACCCAGGAGGGTCTGGCCACTCTGATGACGGGGATGATGGCCCAGACAGGCTCCCTGGCCCAGCCCCTGCTCATCCCCATCAGCATGGCAGGGTCCATGGGGGGCCAAGGACTGGCTGTCCTCACCTTCCCCACCAGCAACGTAGCCACACTCCCTGGCATTTCAGGTGCCAGCCAGGCCGGAAGCCTCCTCAAACTACCCTTTGCTGGCTTGCAAGGCTTACAAGGATTGCAAAGCTTACAAGGGCTGCAAAGTAAGACATGGCAGAGATACACACCTCAGAATGCAAAGCATTAATCAACATTGAATCAACAGTCAAGATTTATTTGGCTACCCCATGGAACTTTACCTGTATGTTTGTTCTCTTCTTTCCCAGCAGCCACTGTGCTAAACTCTGTCCAGCCCCAGCAGACGTTCTTCCAGCCTCagacagcatcactacagcaagTCCAGGCAGCTATGCAGCAGGCTCAGCAGAACTCACAGGTGACtgcagcccaactaggccaggcCATGCCAGCTGTCTCTCAGCCCAGCGTGTCTGTGGCAACACTCCAGTCTGCAGGCCTCTCCATCAACCCTGCCATTGTAAGAATGTGTTTCTCTATtgttattgtgatgtgtgtgcaTTTGTTTTTCTGTGCTAGACGTGTGTGTTTGGGTTGATAGTCAGCAAGCCATGTTTTTTACTTCAACGTTTGGACATGTCTGTGAATAACTTGAGCAAAGAACCTAATCCACATGAATATACGTTGTATTCAAAATGATCACGTTATTGACAGTAGAATAATCTGGATGCCTCCGTTTCTTTTCCCAGATCAGTGCTGCGTCTTTAGGGGCTCAGCCTCAGTTCATCAGCGCCCTTACTTCCACTCCCATCTTCACCAGTGCCATGTCTGGAATCACCAGCCAGATCATCACCAACGCACAGGGACAGGTGTGCAAACATGCAAATATTTAACAAGCTCACTATTTAGCAAGCACCAAATTAAGAATCACACTATTTTAACCAAGCGGTTTTAACTGTCTATTACAGTTGTATAAACTGTCTATAAAAACTGTTAATTAAGTTTATAAAGAACTTATAAACCCTCTTTAAACCCTTATATCCTATAACTTGTTGTACAGTGTTACTGACAAATACATACCCTTATTCTCTTCATTGTGGCCTCCAGGTGATTGGAACCATCCCCCTGATGCTGAACCCTGCATCACTGACTGGAGCGGCTGCTACTCAGACTCTGAATCTCCAGGGCCTCCAGGGTCTGCAAGGCCTGCAGGTGCAGACAGTCCAACCACAGCTGGTTCTGAACACCCAGGGCCAGATCATTGCCACCATAGGGAATGGACCTGCTACAGTCCCCACATCTGCAGCTGTAATGCCTAAGCCTACTGCTCCTGTGACATTCTCCAAGCCCAGCACTCAGGTACTATAGGCCTTCCCCCTCCATTCATTTGTTCCTATGAGTGGTTATTTGAGTGGTTATTTGAGTGGTTATATTTTGTGTGAACATTCGGTTAAACTGGAAATGGTTGGTCTTTGTTGGATGTAACCATTAACCCATTGCTGACATTGACATTTCCCCTCAGGCTCAGGTAACAACAGTTACGCAGTCACCTGTGGTCATCGCCCCACAACCGTCTGCAATGAAGACAGTCACTCCAATCTCCTCCTTAGTCCCTATAACCTGTGGAGACACACCCACTGTCAGCCAGCTCGTCAGCAGTGCGTGGTTtcactttgtttttgtttttttaattttccatttattTAACAAAGGAAATTCACATTGAGATTGAACATCTTTTTCAAGCGAGCCCTGGCCAAGAAAAAGCACATGTTCTCTCCAAACATTGATCTTGTTTTACAAGTAGTTTGATATTTATTCTGGTTTGTCTCTTCCCATCTTAAGAGCCACAGCAAGGGGGCACAGATGAGGAGGGCATTAATCTGGAAGAGATTCGAGAGTTTGCCAAGAACTTCAAGATCCGCCGGCTATCCCTGGGGCTGACGCAGACACAAGTGGGACAGGCCCTCACGGCTACAGAGGGTCCGGCCTACAGTCAGTCTGCCATCTGCAGGTAAACTCCTCTGACCTACTGGGTGGTGGCATCCCAGCACAGTAGATAGGTTTCTGAAATCCATTCTATCAAATATGATAAATAGTGAATGTTGGTATGCTATGGACAATGTAGTTCAAAGGCTACATTTTGAAAGTCTTCTTACTCGTAGGAAAATCACAGGACGGTGACAAAAAATACTTAGAGACCAgtgcccagattcacaaaaccttaagaagaaatttcttcttaactgacattTTTTCCTTAACTATAGACTTAAGAAGCAAGTTAATCAAAGTTGCTATTCCTCAAAAAGGTTCTTGCAAATGTTCTTGCTCTATTTCTTATGTTTCTCCTTAAGCaaaaagttaagaagaaattaGATTCTTGAAAATAGTTAGACCATATGAAATGGGGTTAGGTGTTATTTTGAAGAGTAGATGTCGGGTACAATCTAGTTGATCAGCGGCTACTGTGTAATTAGTTTAAAAGTTGTTGCTCCTCTGTTGCCTCTTGCAGGTTTGAGAAGCTGGACATTACACCTAAGAGTGCTCAAAAGCTGAAGCCTGTGCTGGAGCGATGGCTGGCCGAAGCTGAGTTGTGGAACCAGAAGGGTCAGCAGAATCTAATGGAGTTTGTGGGTGGTGAGCCGTCCAAGAAACGCAAGCGTCGCACCAGCTTCACCCCGCAGGCTATCGAAGTGCTCAACATCTACTTTGAGAAGAATGCCCTGCCCACGGGCCAGGAGATTACGGAAATCGCTAAGGAGCTCAACTATGACCGTGAGGTTGTCCGCGTATGGTTCTGCAACAGGCGGCAGACACTGAAGAACACCAGCAAGATCAATGCGTTTCAGGTTCAGCTGTAAGCCTGTGCAGTAAGTAGGCGTGGACTAGTGGGGAAGTTGGCAGAACAGGATAATCAGCTAAAGAAGAACGTTTTGTAAAGACAGTAAAACAGTAAACCCTAGTAAGTTTCAAATTATATGGACTTTGGGAAGAAAATGAAAGACTGAATAACTCTTGAACTGAGTGTTACGGTATGGGACATAGAATACTCACTTATCTCCATATTttttgtgtgtgggagagagaaaaaaagacattGCATGTGAAACGTGATGGGGTTTAATGTTCACAAATCCTCTATCAGTTTGACAACCTCTTGTTTCATTTATTGTTATACCATGTTATTATGTAAAACAATGGATGAAATTTGACAAGTGGTTTTTTACACTTACAAGAACGTTTTTGTGAATTGTGTGGCAAATGCCTCAACAAATATTTGGTTACATTACATTGTTAATGTCAAATTACTCCATTCAGATATTATGCTGGTGCCACCAAAATAGTTTTGGAATTTGTATCTCTTTATTAAGtttgtgtgattctgtgtgtgtaatgtgtgaatGTAGTCCTAATACTTTAAGAAAGTATTCTGAGTCGGAAAAAGTTTACCATGGTAAAGGTTGTCATTTTAGACGAGTTAAACTGTAAAAGCCACTTACAAATCTATTGTTTTAAATAGTTAACAGATGACTGTGCTGTGTGGTCTAGGAGCAGACAATACAGAGTGAAAAGAGTTAAACATTCCCTGTCTCAAATAAGTCAGGCGTCAGTGCTGTTTAATGTGTACTGTGTATTGAAAATACTTACATAACATAAAAAAATCATCAAATTAATCAAATTGATTGAATGAGACAACTTGTCTATGTGAATTAATTGATTCATATATTGTAGTTTTGATTCATAGAAAATACGGTTTCTCCACTAAAAGGAATGGTCAATTAGGGACAAACAAAATTTAAGGACTTATGGCTTGCCATCCCTTTTCTATAACCTTGTAATTCTTTGCACTTTAGTGACTTTAAAGTTATCTGTAGCAAATACCAACTGGTTACCCATCATATTTAAGTGGTCGATAAGTAAATGTTTTGCATGGCATACagatttctaaaatgttttaacgATCAAACTTCTGTGCGCCACTACCATTAGTTTTGTAAGGTGATATTTACTTTAGGCAGTGCTATTTCAAAGAAAGAGAATAAACTACAATACTTTATTCTGGCCCAACTGCATATAATTTGTCTATGTCTGTGATATGCCATGCTGAGCAGTGTAACAATTCATTTGTTCCTCATAATTGCCTTTTATGCTTGACAATATGTTTTGAGAGAGAAAGGAAATAACTTATATGAATCCTGTGTTATGTTATACATACACAACTGCCATTTCAGAGGTAGCTATAACCTACAACTTTTTTAAATTTTCACCAGTGAATTGTCTGTCTGAATGATTTTGAGATGACAGAATGCAAATGCAAATCGTAGGTGAACACATTTTAATAGTGTAGTTCTAAGAATTAAACTAATTCTACTAATCATTTTGTTCATGTTGGGCATATGAAAATGTGTGCAGTATAAAACCAGCGATACATCtgaattactgcactgttggagctagaaacacaagcatttcactgcacctgtgataacatctgcaaaatatgtgtacgcgaccaattaCATTTCATTTTTATTTCAATTGAATCTGTGTGAGATCATTAAAGTGATTAAACTGTTGGATCATTTTGGATCATGGCATTCTCTGCCAAATATTAATAAATGCTTACTGAAAACCTCCCatgtgttattgtattgtgtaCCACTATGACTCTTGACTTAATTATGTCTTTGTTCTTATGTGATTTATACCAATCACTTGTCGCTTCTCTACACCATATGCCTTTGCATAAGCATTATGGTTCTAGCCAGGCTTCCAAAGATCTAAAATCCTGGATATATGGAGCTTCTGCCTTATTTCACACCTATCCCGTCTCTTCAGATCTACAAACACGGGTAGTTCCTGACGAGGCAACCGTAAATTATTTTCCACTCAAATGCAGTAGGTGGCGATGTACGTGTACTTGTGCCACATAAACTAGTCTGGTTAGAACACCATAGAATCCAGTAAATATTTGAAGTGAACATGTAAGAACACATTACTATGCTTtcttgaatatattcactgatgaATCTAAGGACCATAAAATAGGGAGGACAGGTGCAGCTTTTTAGAGTTCCTAAGTTTAAGGTGGCAGTGACAAATTGAGTTGAGTTGCTGGCCATAGTCTTGGCTGCAGAATGGATGGAggaggtgatgagcttgatgagCACTGATGAGCTTAAATTATTTTGTGTCACAGAGCAGACACGATGTATTGTATGAGATTTTGCAGTGCCTGTTTAGGGTGAGATAGATGGGGGTATTTGCGAAGTTCCTCTGGGTACCAGCTCATGTGGGagtagaggggaatgagatggATGTTCTCGCCAGGCAGACACTCAAACATCTTAATTTTGACATGGACATGCCAATTAGTAAAGCAGAAGCCAAGGGGCTAATAAGAACAGTGGTTAAAAACAATTGGCAAGAGTTGTGGAacagggaggggaagggaagacaAGTATAAGATCCAGGAAAAGGTGGGGGCTGAGAAATCTCAACTAGTAAGAGCTAAACAACCAACATGTGTGTTCATGAGAGTCTCTCCTTTCCATAGTGTGTAGCCTAAACCGTTCAGACGCTACAGCCGTTTTCGCTAGAAGACCAATTTTCAGCATGTCTCATGGTCCGACAAACACTGCTGTAGccctgccacctttcaccgcagatgcggaactCCAACATAGGCAGATTTTATGGACTGAGACGCAGTCCATGCAAAAAgttatctctagtttaaacagacggATTTgtatggggatttttttattgtGCTAATTGGATTTCCACGGGGCACAgacatcgactctagggggttTAATGGGTAGGGTTTAGAATAGACCTTCCCTGTCTCTTTTCCACACTACAGTCCAGTTGACGGCGGTAATGCAcctttaaagttggttgccaaccaccatTTAAAATCtaaagaacaagaagaagaaactgtGACAGAAGACACCTCCATTCCGCCAGCAAGAATAAACAATACCTAGCAAGAATAAGGAAGTGACCTCGGTGATTTCCATTCAAAATAAAGGTCCCgcattgaaaatgtaaaaaaaaaaaaaaaatggttgaaAAGTTACAATTTTTATGAGGAAATGTTAGCAGTCCTAGAATTTTGTTTAACAGCACAAATAATATAGGATTGACATTATTGTTAGCGGCATTAAAAGTAATGATTACTAGGTAGTTATCATGGTC
It encodes the following:
- the LOC129829933 gene encoding POU domain, class 6, transcription factor 1-like isoform X6; this translates as MSGHETIRVLEVEVDQAALPSSVPDGRTDSGGEDGGNQATEQPEAGMQDSPRPPHNTGGVGEPFVGYRYVLEDQVVSVESADSGVQTLAQTAVPISVSLSQSQTTMPITVQSLQGLQGCQQVLTQEGLATLMTGMMAQTGSLAQPLLIPISMAGSMGGQGLAVLTFPTSNVATLPGISGASQAGSLLKLPFAGLQGLQGLQSLQGLQTATVLNSVQPQQTFFQPQTASLQQVQAAMQQAQQNSQVTAAQLGQAMPAVSQPSVSVATLQSAGLSINPAIISAASLGAQPQFISALTSTPIFTSAMSGITSQIITNAQGQVIGTIPLMLNPASLTGAAATQTLNLQGLQGLQGLQVQTVQPQLVLNTQGQIIATIGNGPATVPTSAAVMPKPTAPVTFSKPSTQAQVTTVTQSPVVIAPQPSAMKTVTPISSLVPITCGDTPTVSQLVSKPQQGGTDEEGINLEEIREFAKNFKIRRLSLGLTQTQVGQALTATEGPAYSQSAICRFEKLDITPKSAQKLKPVLERWLAEAELWNQKGQQNLMEFVGGEPSKKRKRRTSFTPQAIEVLNIYFEKNALPTGQEITEIAKELNYDREVVRVWFCNRRQTLKNTSKINAFQVQL
- the LOC129829933 gene encoding POU domain, class 6, transcription factor 1-like isoform X1 — its product is MDPQDLPATDAPITVNEQPLASCTLKYPAKDNQVIVMSGHETIRVLEVEVDQAALPSSVPDGRTDSGGEDGGNQATEQPEAGMQDSPRPPHNTGGVGEPFVGYRYVLEDQVVSVESADSGVQTLAQTAVPISVSLSQSQTTMPITVQSLQGLQGCQQVLTQEGLATLMTGMMAQTGSLAQPLLIPISMAGSMGGQGLAVLTFPTSNVATLPGISGASQAGSLLKLPFAGLQGLQGLQSLQGLQTATVLNSVQPQQTFFQPQTASLQQVQAAMQQAQQNSQVTAAQLGQAMPAVSQPSVSVATLQSAGLSINPAIISAASLGAQPQFISALTSTPIFTSAMSGITSQIITNAQGQVIGTIPLMLNPASLTGAAATQTLNLQGLQGLQGLQVQTVQPQLVLNTQGQIIATIGNGPATVPTSAAVMPKPTAPVTFSKPSTQAQVTTVTQSPVVIAPQPSAMKTVTPISSLVPITCGDTPTVSQLVSKPQQGGTDEEGINLEEIREFAKNFKIRRLSLGLTQTQVGQALTATEGPAYSQSAICRFEKLDITPKSAQKLKPVLERWLAEAELWNQKGQQNLMEFVGGEPSKKRKRRTSFTPQAIEVLNIYFEKNALPTGQEITEIAKELNYDREVVRVWFCNRRQTLKNTSKINAFQVQL
- the LOC129829933 gene encoding POU domain, class 6, transcription factor 1-like isoform X5 — translated: MDPQDLPATDAPITVNEQVIVMSGHETIRVLEVEVDQAALPSSVPDGRTDSGGEDGGNQATEQPEAGMQDSPRPPHNTGGVVLEDQVVSVESADSGVQTLAQTAVPISVSLSQSQTTMPITVQSLQGLQGCQQVLTQEGLATLMTGMMAQTGSLAQPLLIPISMAGSMGGQGLAVLTFPTSNVATLPGISGASQAGSLLKLPFAGLQGLQGLQSLQGLQTATVLNSVQPQQTFFQPQTASLQQVQAAMQQAQQNSQVTAAQLGQAMPAVSQPSVSVATLQSAGLSINPAIISAASLGAQPQFISALTSTPIFTSAMSGITSQIITNAQGQVIGTIPLMLNPASLTGAAATQTLNLQGLQGLQGLQVQTVQPQLVLNTQGQIIATIGNGPATVPTSAAVMPKPTAPVTFSKPSTQAQVTTVTQSPVVIAPQPSAMKTVTPISSLVPITCGDTPTVSQLVSKPQQGGTDEEGINLEEIREFAKNFKIRRLSLGLTQTQVGQALTATEGPAYSQSAICRFEKLDITPKSAQKLKPVLERWLAEAELWNQKGQQNLMEFVGGEPSKKRKRRTSFTPQAIEVLNIYFEKNALPTGQEITEIAKELNYDREVVRVWFCNRRQTLKNTSKINAFQVQL
- the LOC129829933 gene encoding POU domain, class 6, transcription factor 1-like isoform X2; translation: MDPQDLPATDAPITVNEQPLASCTLKYPAKDNQVIVMSGHETIRVLEVEVDQAALPSSVPDGRTDSGGEDGGNQATEQPEAGMQDSPRPPHNTGGVGEPFVGYRYVLEDQVVSVESADSGVQTLAQTAVPISVSLSQSQTTMPITVQSLQGLQGCQQVLTQEGLATLMTGMMAQTGSLAQPLLIPISMAGSMGGQGLAVLTFPTSNVATLPGISGASQAGSLLKLPFAGLQGLQGLQSLQGLQTTVLNSVQPQQTFFQPQTASLQQVQAAMQQAQQNSQVTAAQLGQAMPAVSQPSVSVATLQSAGLSINPAIISAASLGAQPQFISALTSTPIFTSAMSGITSQIITNAQGQVIGTIPLMLNPASLTGAAATQTLNLQGLQGLQGLQVQTVQPQLVLNTQGQIIATIGNGPATVPTSAAVMPKPTAPVTFSKPSTQAQVTTVTQSPVVIAPQPSAMKTVTPISSLVPITCGDTPTVSQLVSKPQQGGTDEEGINLEEIREFAKNFKIRRLSLGLTQTQVGQALTATEGPAYSQSAICRFEKLDITPKSAQKLKPVLERWLAEAELWNQKGQQNLMEFVGGEPSKKRKRRTSFTPQAIEVLNIYFEKNALPTGQEITEIAKELNYDREVVRVWFCNRRQTLKNTSKINAFQVQL
- the LOC129829933 gene encoding POU domain, class 6, transcription factor 1-like isoform X3; this encodes MDPQDLPATDAPITVNEQPLASCTLKYPAKDNQVIVMSGHETIRVLEVEVDQAALPSSVPDGRTDSGGEDGGNQATEQPEAGMQDSPRPPHNTGGVVLEDQVVSVESADSGVQTLAQTAVPISVSLSQSQTTMPITVQSLQGLQGCQQVLTQEGLATLMTGMMAQTGSLAQPLLIPISMAGSMGGQGLAVLTFPTSNVATLPGISGASQAGSLLKLPFAGLQGLQGLQSLQGLQTATVLNSVQPQQTFFQPQTASLQQVQAAMQQAQQNSQVTAAQLGQAMPAVSQPSVSVATLQSAGLSINPAIISAASLGAQPQFISALTSTPIFTSAMSGITSQIITNAQGQVIGTIPLMLNPASLTGAAATQTLNLQGLQGLQGLQVQTVQPQLVLNTQGQIIATIGNGPATVPTSAAVMPKPTAPVTFSKPSTQAQVTTVTQSPVVIAPQPSAMKTVTPISSLVPITCGDTPTVSQLVSKPQQGGTDEEGINLEEIREFAKNFKIRRLSLGLTQTQVGQALTATEGPAYSQSAICRFEKLDITPKSAQKLKPVLERWLAEAELWNQKGQQNLMEFVGGEPSKKRKRRTSFTPQAIEVLNIYFEKNALPTGQEITEIAKELNYDREVVRVWFCNRRQTLKNTSKINAFQVQL
- the LOC129829933 gene encoding POU domain, class 6, transcription factor 1-like isoform X4, which codes for MDPQDLPATDAPITVNEQVIVMSGHETIRVLEVEVDQAALPSSVPDGRTDSGGEDGGNQATEQPEAGMQDSPRPPHNTGGVGEPFVGYRYVLEDQVVSVESADSGVQTLAQTAVPISVSLSQSQTTMPITVQSLQGLQGCQQVLTQEGLATLMTGMMAQTGSLAQPLLIPISMAGSMGGQGLAVLTFPTSNVATLPGISGASQAGSLLKLPFAGLQGLQGLQSLQGLQTATVLNSVQPQQTFFQPQTASLQQVQAAMQQAQQNSQVTAAQLGQAMPAVSQPSVSVATLQSAGLSINPAIISAASLGAQPQFISALTSTPIFTSAMSGITSQIITNAQGQVIGTIPLMLNPASLTGAAATQTLNLQGLQGLQGLQVQTVQPQLVLNTQGQIIATIGNGPATVPTSAAVMPKPTAPVTFSKPSTQAQVTTVTQSPVVIAPQPSAMKTVTPISSLVPITCGDTPTVSQLVSKPQQGGTDEEGINLEEIREFAKNFKIRRLSLGLTQTQVGQALTATEGPAYSQSAICRFEKLDITPKSAQKLKPVLERWLAEAELWNQKGQQNLMEFVGGEPSKKRKRRTSFTPQAIEVLNIYFEKNALPTGQEITEIAKELNYDREVVRVWFCNRRQTLKNTSKINAFQVQL